Proteins from one Bombus pyrosoma isolate SC7728 linkage group LG16, ASM1482585v1, whole genome shotgun sequence genomic window:
- the LOC122576385 gene encoding neuralized-like protein 4 isoform X2, translating into MDWFSARNHLRMMSFLKSASIKSSSSVMQMTSWSGSIEIGVTECDPEIIELTACATNLRQGTWIMVDSGIMHDGIRTVEMYGMCLNELQEGSTLGVMRTSNHELIFYINGVSQGVAVSNIPERIFAVVDMYGDCVQVTITHPQVVSTLCNEPKDEVEINNDFALGEASNSSTTNLVANLNVNLNVNVNVNLPKNPSPAAIREDRLRFHERVGSLVKLSNNARTAERRRPLDEFNNGVVMTHRPLRDNELFEVRIDRLVHKWSGSIEVGVTMHSPTALEFPATMTNMRSGTTMMSGCGILVNGKGTCREYGEFNLDELREGDRVGMIRRSNGNLHYLINGLDQGIAAKVPVGVWGVIDLYGMTVKVTIVDRDEREEQNLVTRRNTLQLQGLNETEEEPPDRLMFHSCCGTHVEVINNGRTAHRPNVMDDFNNGVVLTSRPLKPNELFEVRLDKIVTKWAGSIEIGVTTHSPTELEFPFTMTNVRSGTWMMTENGVMHNGTMIIDQYGQNLDRLQVGDRVGVMRKDNATLHFYVNGADQGAAAMNVPEKVYGVIDLYGQAAQATIVDNTDFYSPTTNNSSFSNTTLYSDLRFHHIHSKNAKIINNGLTALRPRALGEFNEAIVIANRALRDGEMFEVTIDKMVDRWTGAIEAGVTLIRPDELEFPSTMTDIDHDTWMLSGSNVMRDGVILRNNYACDLDKLIEGNRIGMMRCSDSSLHYYLDGVDQGPACTGVPPHVYPVIELYGQCVQVTIVQPERRDPTTQQYLPSENSTSQQPTSVIQLQAQTEIMHKFHESVGLNVQLNNDRTVATRCREYNNAILLSETPLENNELFEIAIQEVAREWSGCLRIGVVKNESGNWLTSMNLVPGMGSISTDAWYLTGNEVRHNGYVLCMNYCPSLEWLRVGDKIGLKRTHEGNLKFYINGEDMGIAASSIPEMVYAVIDLFGSTVTINITSSKQQNNVVSPNASLRLQDSLELLLDPMPPVLRNDAGMDTSIDVSEGKLVNDATLTPTQSAAHFIGENDWSYEFHENHGRNIQLESKTSARRVASYNQGVVMSSRPLLKGKPFLVKIEKLNKRWVSNIYCGVTCISPEKANFPLTALGFKKHSCIICSDWISHNGIRIKTKYGAALESLHCNSVVGLFIDDDNRLHLIINGVDQGVAATDLPPYVYAVFDLYGQCEQVSIVANNIEPFSSTTDNSITSVESMRTKLEDAENSREKADLECHEKENVIATASSDLSSSTSPSVPSQCSSNTKDDDIVEYATCNNDNVHLTNNVENKAMPSISDGNNLDSNSDINHDTTRSIKNKIYDNSNQLNNSAILNGQSENLTIRNECTNVEINNATNINIKNGTANSTNNITNLNTNANNAINESIVSNSQGNNISSLHQNNASVNMLSSSQTFSSQNTLSNAISDISNTVSSSFNEVRSNISWNNTVSVDNSVGGNTILGQNTVSIHNAPLLHPSLPSIPLGINNIPMKKCEYLKACMRLKKSLVLPDEFFSLEDVLCYCNNCYKIEGDSAICKKGEPPAEFAVPIGWTRFPLKQSINANQIPQSTTDKWHVAFYGIRLDAIRLILDTGELMTKEQLDMSNLTMNIKTEDQNPQVVFSPSIKYAASEEFTKRYPYIDTQSNKKLNASTAFQLLVRPGSYTINSGGKDSDDPQFESVKWATKEAGATVIMALLIHLDEF; encoded by the exons ATGGATTGGTTCTCAGCGCGCAACCACTTAAGGATGATGAGCTTTTTGAAGTCCGCATCGATAAAAAG ttcAAGTTCTGTTATGCAGATGACATCATGGAGCGGCAGTATAGAAATAGGAGTAACAGAATGCGATccagaaataatagaattaacaGCCTGTGCTACTAATCTTCGTCAAGGAACTTGGATTATGGTTGATTCTGGCATAATGCATGATGGAATAAGAACGGTAGAAATGTATGGAATGTGTCTAAATGAATTACAAGAAGGAAGTACTTTAGGAGTAATGAGGACATCTAAT catgaattgatattttatatcaatggTGTCTCTCAAGGAGTAGCTGTATCTAATATTCCAGAACGCATTTTTGCAGTTGTAGACATGTATGGCGATTGTGTGCAGGTGACTATAACTCACCCACAGGTTGTCTCCACTTTATGTAACGAGCCAAAAGATgaagttgaaattaataacgacTTCGCTCTTGGAGAAGCATCTAATTCCTCAACAACTAATCTAGTCGCTAATTtgaatgttaatttaaatgttaatgttaatgttaatttaCCTAAGAATCCAAGTCCTGCAGCTATTAGGGAGGATAGATTAAGATTTCATGAGAGAGTTGGCTCGCTGGTAAAATTGTCTAACAATGCCAGAACTGCAGAAAGGCGAAGACCCTTAGATGAATTTAATAATGGAGTAGTAATGACTCATAGGCCATTAAGGGACAATGAATTATTTGAG gTACGAATTGATAGGCTTGTACACAAGTGGTCAGGTAGTATAGAAGTTGGAGTTACAATGCATAGTCCAACAGCATTAGAATTTCCAGCAACAATGACTAATATGCGGTCGGGAACAACGATGATGTCTGGGTGTGGAATTTTGGTAAACGGAAAGGGCACATGTCGTGAATATGGGGAATTTAATTTAGATGAATTAAGG GAAGGTGATAGAGTAGGCATGATAAGACGAAGCAATGGAAATCTTCATTATCTAATAAATGGATTAGATCAAGGTATTGCAGCTAAAGTACCTGTAGGTGTATGGGGTGTTATAGATTTGTACGGTATGACGGTAAAAGTAACAATCGTCGATCGTGATGAAAGGGAGGAACAAAACTTAGTTACTAGACGAAACACGTTACAATTGCAAGGTTTAAATG AAACCGAGGAAGAGCCGCCAGACAGACTTATGTTTCATTCTTGCTGCGGTACACATGTCGAAGTGATTAATAACGGACGCACTGCGCATAGGCCtaa CGTAATGGATGATTTTAACAACGGTGTTGTATTGACTTCAAGACCATTGAAACCAAATGAATTATTCGAAGTGAGGTTGGAcaaaattgtaacaaaatgGGCAGGTTCTATCGAAATAGGAGTTACCACTCATTCCCCAACTGAACTAGAGTTTCCTTTCACTATGACAAACGTTAg ATCCGGTACATGGATGATGACAGAAAATGGGGTGATGCACAATGGTACTATGATAATAGACCAATACGGTCAGAATCTTGATCGTCTACAAGTGGGAGATCGTGTAGGTGTAATGAGAAAGGACAATGCAACATTGCACTTTTATGTAAATGGTGCTGATCAAGGGGCTGCAGCGATGAACGTGCCTGAGAAAGTTTATGGTGTCATAGATCTTTATGGGCAAGCAGCACAGGCAACTATAGTTGACAATACAGACTTCTATAGCCCTACTACAAACAATTCAAGCTTCAGCAATACAACCTTGTATAG TGACTTGAGGTTTCATCATATACATAGTAAGAATgcaaagataataaataatggatTGACTGCATTGAGGCCTAGAGCTTTAGGGGAATTCAATGAAGCTATTGTAATTGCAAATCGTGCGCTGCGTGATGGTGAAATGTTTGAAGTGACAATCGATAAAATGGTTGATAGATGGACAGGAGCAATTGAAGCag gtGTAACTCTTATAAGACCCGACGAGTTGGAATTTCCATCTACGATGACGGATATCGATCACGATACTTGGATGTTGTCTGGATCTAACGTTATGCGAGATGGTGTTATTTTAAGGAATAATTACGCTTGTGATTTAGACAAACTAATTGAGGGAAATCGCATTGGCATGATGCGATGTTCAGATAGTAGTTTGCACTATTATTTAGATGGAGTAGATCAGGGACCTGCTTGTACAGGTGTACCGCCACATGTCTATCCTGTGATTGAATTGTATGGACAATGTGTTCAG GTTACAATTGTACAACCGGAACGCAGGGATCCAACAACACAACAGTATTTGCCATCAGAAAACAGTACTAGTCAGCAACCTACATCAGTAATTCAGCTTCAAGCTCAGACAGAGATAATgcataaatttcatgaatcTGTTGGTTTAAATgttcaattaaataatgatAGAACAGTAGCAACTAGGTGTAGAGAATATAATAATGCTATATTATTAAGCGAAACACcgttagaaaataatgaactttttgaaattgcCATACAAGAAGTAGCTCGTGAATGGAGTGGTTGTTTAAGGATAGGTGttgtgaaaaatgaaagtgGAAACTGGTTAACATCTATGAATCTTGTACCTGGCATGGGGTCCATTTCAACAGATGCTTGGTACTTAACAG gtaATGAAGTAAGACACAATGGATATGTTTTATGTATGAATTATTGTCCAAGTTTGGAATGGTTACGTGTTGGTGATAAAATTGGACTGAAACGTACACACGAgggtaatttaaaattttatataaatggaGAGGATATGGGTATAGCGGCATCGAGTATACCGGAAATGGTGTACGCTGTGATCGATCTTTTTGGTAGTACAGtaactataaatataacgagtagtaaacaacaaaataatgtaGTATCTCCAAATGCTAGTTTGAGATTGCAAGATTCTTTGGAATTATTGTTAGATCCAATGCCACCAGTTTTGCGAAA tGATGCTGGAATGGACACATCTATAGATGTATCTGAAGGAAAATTAGTAAACGATGCAACACTCACACCAACGCAATCTGCTGCTCATTTTATAGGAGAAAACGATTGGAGTTatgaatttcatgaaaatcatGGCAGAAACATACAACTCGAAAGTAAGACTTCTGCACGAAGAGTTGCAAGTTATAATCAAG GAGTGGTAATGTCTAGTCGTCCTTTACTGAAAGGAAAGCCATTTTTAgtgaaaatagagaaattgaACAAACGATGggtttctaatatttattgtgGAGTTACTTGCATTTCACCTGAAAAGGCTAACTTTCCCTTAACTGCTCTTGGCTTTAAAAAACACTCTTGTATTATTTGTAGCGACTGGATATCACATAATGGTATTAGG ATAAAGACAAAGTATGGAGCTGCTTTGGAAAGTCTTCACTGTAATTCTGTAGTAGGTCTATTTATCGATGACGACAACAGATTACACTTAATTATCAATGGTGTAGATCAAGGTGTAGCTGCAACGGACTTACCACCTTACGTTTATGCTGTATTTGATCTGTATGGTCAATGCGAACAAGTTTCCATTGTTGCAAATAATATAGAGCCGTTCTCATCTACTACCGATAATAGTATAACATCCGTGGAATCTATGAGAACGAAGCTAGAAGATGCGGAAAATTCGCGAGAGAAAGCAGACTTAGAATGtcacgaaaaagaaaacgtcaTCGCAACTGCTTCTTCGGATTTATCTTCCTCTACCTCACCAAGTGTGCCGAGTCAGTGCAGTTCGAATACTAAAGACGATGATATTGTGGAATATGCAACGTGTAACAACGATAATGTGCATTTAACAAATAATGTTGAGAACAAAGCTATGCCCAGTATCTCAGACGGTAATAATTTGGATTCGAACTCGGATATAAATCACGACACAACACGAAGTATTAAGAACAAGATTTACGATAATTCAAATCAGTTAAATAATAGCGCGATATTGAATGGTCAATCAGAAAATTTGACTATTAGAAACGAATGTACAAATGTAGAGATAAATAATGcaactaatattaatattaaaaatggcACTGCAAACAGCACCAATAACATAACTAACTTAAATACTAACGCTAATAATGCGATAAACGAAAGCATAGTATCTAATAGTCAAGGAAATAATATAAGCTCCTTGCATCAAAATAATGCATCTGTTAATATGTTAAGCTCATCTCAGACATTCTCGTCTCAAAATACATTGAGTAACGCAATATCTGATATTTCGAACACTGTTTCTTCTAGTTTCAACGAAGTGCGTTCAAATATATCCTGGAATAATACAGTATCTGTTGATAATTCCGTTGGTGGAAATACGATTTTAGGACAAAATACAGTCTCCATTCATAATGCACCATTGCTGCATCCATCGCTACCGTCCATACCTCTTGGAATAAACAATATACCCATGAAAAAGTGTGAATATCTAAAGGCGTGTATGAGATTAAAGAAATCACTGGTTTTACCGGACGAATTCTTTTCCTTAGAAGATGTACTTTGTTATTGTAACAACTGTTATAAAATAGAAGGGGATAGTGCAATTTGCAAAAAGGGTGAACCACCGGCAGAGTTTGCTGTACCGATTGGATGGACTAGGTTTCCGTTGAAACAAAGTATTAACGCCAATCAAATTCCACAGAGTACAACCGATAAATGGCATGTTGCTTTCTATGGTATACGTCTGGATGCAATTAG ACTAATTCTCGACACAGGAGAACTTATGACAAAAGAGCAATTGGATATGAGTAATTTAACAATGAATATAAAGACCGAAGATCAAAACCCTCAGGTAGTCTTTTCTCCTAGTATAAAGTATGCAGCATCTGAGGAATTTACCAAGAGATATCC ATATATTGATACTCaatcaaataaaaagttaaatgCTTCAACGGCATTTCAACTACTAGTAAGGCCTGGTTcatatacaattaattctgGTGGTAAAGATAGCGATGACCCGCAGTTCGAATCTGTCAAATGGGCTACCAAAGAAGCTGGGGCTACGGTTATTATGGCTCTCTTAATTCACctcgatgaattttaa
- the LOC122576385 gene encoding neuralized-like protein 4 isoform X1, protein MSVVGAQQMVDMFHQRCGHRVTLTNNNCTAIRDFSEYNHGLVLSAQPLKDDELFEVRIDKKMTSWSGSIEIGVTECDPEIIELTACATNLRQGTWIMVDSGIMHDGIRTVEMYGMCLNELQEGSTLGVMRTSNHELIFYINGVSQGVAVSNIPERIFAVVDMYGDCVQVTITHPQVVSTLCNEPKDEVEINNDFALGEASNSSTTNLVANLNVNLNVNVNVNLPKNPSPAAIREDRLRFHERVGSLVKLSNNARTAERRRPLDEFNNGVVMTHRPLRDNELFEVRIDRLVHKWSGSIEVGVTMHSPTALEFPATMTNMRSGTTMMSGCGILVNGKGTCREYGEFNLDELREGDRVGMIRRSNGNLHYLINGLDQGIAAKVPVGVWGVIDLYGMTVKVTIVDRDEREEQNLVTRRNTLQLQGLNETEEEPPDRLMFHSCCGTHVEVINNGRTAHRPNVMDDFNNGVVLTSRPLKPNELFEVRLDKIVTKWAGSIEIGVTTHSPTELEFPFTMTNVRSGTWMMTENGVMHNGTMIIDQYGQNLDRLQVGDRVGVMRKDNATLHFYVNGADQGAAAMNVPEKVYGVIDLYGQAAQATIVDNTDFYSPTTNNSSFSNTTLYSDLRFHHIHSKNAKIINNGLTALRPRALGEFNEAIVIANRALRDGEMFEVTIDKMVDRWTGAIEAGVTLIRPDELEFPSTMTDIDHDTWMLSGSNVMRDGVILRNNYACDLDKLIEGNRIGMMRCSDSSLHYYLDGVDQGPACTGVPPHVYPVIELYGQCVQVTIVQPERRDPTTQQYLPSENSTSQQPTSVIQLQAQTEIMHKFHESVGLNVQLNNDRTVATRCREYNNAILLSETPLENNELFEIAIQEVAREWSGCLRIGVVKNESGNWLTSMNLVPGMGSISTDAWYLTGNEVRHNGYVLCMNYCPSLEWLRVGDKIGLKRTHEGNLKFYINGEDMGIAASSIPEMVYAVIDLFGSTVTINITSSKQQNNVVSPNASLRLQDSLELLLDPMPPVLRNDAGMDTSIDVSEGKLVNDATLTPTQSAAHFIGENDWSYEFHENHGRNIQLESKTSARRVASYNQGVVMSSRPLLKGKPFLVKIEKLNKRWVSNIYCGVTCISPEKANFPLTALGFKKHSCIICSDWISHNGIRIKTKYGAALESLHCNSVVGLFIDDDNRLHLIINGVDQGVAATDLPPYVYAVFDLYGQCEQVSIVANNIEPFSSTTDNSITSVESMRTKLEDAENSREKADLECHEKENVIATASSDLSSSTSPSVPSQCSSNTKDDDIVEYATCNNDNVHLTNNVENKAMPSISDGNNLDSNSDINHDTTRSIKNKIYDNSNQLNNSAILNGQSENLTIRNECTNVEINNATNINIKNGTANSTNNITNLNTNANNAINESIVSNSQGNNISSLHQNNASVNMLSSSQTFSSQNTLSNAISDISNTVSSSFNEVRSNISWNNTVSVDNSVGGNTILGQNTVSIHNAPLLHPSLPSIPLGINNIPMKKCEYLKACMRLKKSLVLPDEFFSLEDVLCYCNNCYKIEGDSAICKKGEPPAEFAVPIGWTRFPLKQSINANQIPQSTTDKWHVAFYGIRLDAIRLILDTGELMTKEQLDMSNLTMNIKTEDQNPQVVFSPSIKYAASEEFTKRYPYIDTQSNKKLNASTAFQLLVRPGSYTINSGGKDSDDPQFESVKWATKEAGATVIMALLIHLDEF, encoded by the exons ATGTCGGTGGTCGGTGCACAACAAATGGTCGACATGTTTCATCAACGATGCGGTCATCGTGTAACTTTAACAAACAACAATTGCACGGCCATAAGGGatttttcagaatataatCATGGATTGGTTCTCAGCGCGCAACCACTTAAGGATGATGAGCTTTTTGAAGTCCGCATCGATAAAAAG ATGACATCATGGAGCGGCAGTATAGAAATAGGAGTAACAGAATGCGATccagaaataatagaattaacaGCCTGTGCTACTAATCTTCGTCAAGGAACTTGGATTATGGTTGATTCTGGCATAATGCATGATGGAATAAGAACGGTAGAAATGTATGGAATGTGTCTAAATGAATTACAAGAAGGAAGTACTTTAGGAGTAATGAGGACATCTAAT catgaattgatattttatatcaatggTGTCTCTCAAGGAGTAGCTGTATCTAATATTCCAGAACGCATTTTTGCAGTTGTAGACATGTATGGCGATTGTGTGCAGGTGACTATAACTCACCCACAGGTTGTCTCCACTTTATGTAACGAGCCAAAAGATgaagttgaaattaataacgacTTCGCTCTTGGAGAAGCATCTAATTCCTCAACAACTAATCTAGTCGCTAATTtgaatgttaatttaaatgttaatgttaatgttaatttaCCTAAGAATCCAAGTCCTGCAGCTATTAGGGAGGATAGATTAAGATTTCATGAGAGAGTTGGCTCGCTGGTAAAATTGTCTAACAATGCCAGAACTGCAGAAAGGCGAAGACCCTTAGATGAATTTAATAATGGAGTAGTAATGACTCATAGGCCATTAAGGGACAATGAATTATTTGAG gTACGAATTGATAGGCTTGTACACAAGTGGTCAGGTAGTATAGAAGTTGGAGTTACAATGCATAGTCCAACAGCATTAGAATTTCCAGCAACAATGACTAATATGCGGTCGGGAACAACGATGATGTCTGGGTGTGGAATTTTGGTAAACGGAAAGGGCACATGTCGTGAATATGGGGAATTTAATTTAGATGAATTAAGG GAAGGTGATAGAGTAGGCATGATAAGACGAAGCAATGGAAATCTTCATTATCTAATAAATGGATTAGATCAAGGTATTGCAGCTAAAGTACCTGTAGGTGTATGGGGTGTTATAGATTTGTACGGTATGACGGTAAAAGTAACAATCGTCGATCGTGATGAAAGGGAGGAACAAAACTTAGTTACTAGACGAAACACGTTACAATTGCAAGGTTTAAATG AAACCGAGGAAGAGCCGCCAGACAGACTTATGTTTCATTCTTGCTGCGGTACACATGTCGAAGTGATTAATAACGGACGCACTGCGCATAGGCCtaa CGTAATGGATGATTTTAACAACGGTGTTGTATTGACTTCAAGACCATTGAAACCAAATGAATTATTCGAAGTGAGGTTGGAcaaaattgtaacaaaatgGGCAGGTTCTATCGAAATAGGAGTTACCACTCATTCCCCAACTGAACTAGAGTTTCCTTTCACTATGACAAACGTTAg ATCCGGTACATGGATGATGACAGAAAATGGGGTGATGCACAATGGTACTATGATAATAGACCAATACGGTCAGAATCTTGATCGTCTACAAGTGGGAGATCGTGTAGGTGTAATGAGAAAGGACAATGCAACATTGCACTTTTATGTAAATGGTGCTGATCAAGGGGCTGCAGCGATGAACGTGCCTGAGAAAGTTTATGGTGTCATAGATCTTTATGGGCAAGCAGCACAGGCAACTATAGTTGACAATACAGACTTCTATAGCCCTACTACAAACAATTCAAGCTTCAGCAATACAACCTTGTATAG TGACTTGAGGTTTCATCATATACATAGTAAGAATgcaaagataataaataatggatTGACTGCATTGAGGCCTAGAGCTTTAGGGGAATTCAATGAAGCTATTGTAATTGCAAATCGTGCGCTGCGTGATGGTGAAATGTTTGAAGTGACAATCGATAAAATGGTTGATAGATGGACAGGAGCAATTGAAGCag gtGTAACTCTTATAAGACCCGACGAGTTGGAATTTCCATCTACGATGACGGATATCGATCACGATACTTGGATGTTGTCTGGATCTAACGTTATGCGAGATGGTGTTATTTTAAGGAATAATTACGCTTGTGATTTAGACAAACTAATTGAGGGAAATCGCATTGGCATGATGCGATGTTCAGATAGTAGTTTGCACTATTATTTAGATGGAGTAGATCAGGGACCTGCTTGTACAGGTGTACCGCCACATGTCTATCCTGTGATTGAATTGTATGGACAATGTGTTCAG GTTACAATTGTACAACCGGAACGCAGGGATCCAACAACACAACAGTATTTGCCATCAGAAAACAGTACTAGTCAGCAACCTACATCAGTAATTCAGCTTCAAGCTCAGACAGAGATAATgcataaatttcatgaatcTGTTGGTTTAAATgttcaattaaataatgatAGAACAGTAGCAACTAGGTGTAGAGAATATAATAATGCTATATTATTAAGCGAAACACcgttagaaaataatgaactttttgaaattgcCATACAAGAAGTAGCTCGTGAATGGAGTGGTTGTTTAAGGATAGGTGttgtgaaaaatgaaagtgGAAACTGGTTAACATCTATGAATCTTGTACCTGGCATGGGGTCCATTTCAACAGATGCTTGGTACTTAACAG gtaATGAAGTAAGACACAATGGATATGTTTTATGTATGAATTATTGTCCAAGTTTGGAATGGTTACGTGTTGGTGATAAAATTGGACTGAAACGTACACACGAgggtaatttaaaattttatataaatggaGAGGATATGGGTATAGCGGCATCGAGTATACCGGAAATGGTGTACGCTGTGATCGATCTTTTTGGTAGTACAGtaactataaatataacgagtagtaaacaacaaaataatgtaGTATCTCCAAATGCTAGTTTGAGATTGCAAGATTCTTTGGAATTATTGTTAGATCCAATGCCACCAGTTTTGCGAAA tGATGCTGGAATGGACACATCTATAGATGTATCTGAAGGAAAATTAGTAAACGATGCAACACTCACACCAACGCAATCTGCTGCTCATTTTATAGGAGAAAACGATTGGAGTTatgaatttcatgaaaatcatGGCAGAAACATACAACTCGAAAGTAAGACTTCTGCACGAAGAGTTGCAAGTTATAATCAAG GAGTGGTAATGTCTAGTCGTCCTTTACTGAAAGGAAAGCCATTTTTAgtgaaaatagagaaattgaACAAACGATGggtttctaatatttattgtgGAGTTACTTGCATTTCACCTGAAAAGGCTAACTTTCCCTTAACTGCTCTTGGCTTTAAAAAACACTCTTGTATTATTTGTAGCGACTGGATATCACATAATGGTATTAGG ATAAAGACAAAGTATGGAGCTGCTTTGGAAAGTCTTCACTGTAATTCTGTAGTAGGTCTATTTATCGATGACGACAACAGATTACACTTAATTATCAATGGTGTAGATCAAGGTGTAGCTGCAACGGACTTACCACCTTACGTTTATGCTGTATTTGATCTGTATGGTCAATGCGAACAAGTTTCCATTGTTGCAAATAATATAGAGCCGTTCTCATCTACTACCGATAATAGTATAACATCCGTGGAATCTATGAGAACGAAGCTAGAAGATGCGGAAAATTCGCGAGAGAAAGCAGACTTAGAATGtcacgaaaaagaaaacgtcaTCGCAACTGCTTCTTCGGATTTATCTTCCTCTACCTCACCAAGTGTGCCGAGTCAGTGCAGTTCGAATACTAAAGACGATGATATTGTGGAATATGCAACGTGTAACAACGATAATGTGCATTTAACAAATAATGTTGAGAACAAAGCTATGCCCAGTATCTCAGACGGTAATAATTTGGATTCGAACTCGGATATAAATCACGACACAACACGAAGTATTAAGAACAAGATTTACGATAATTCAAATCAGTTAAATAATAGCGCGATATTGAATGGTCAATCAGAAAATTTGACTATTAGAAACGAATGTACAAATGTAGAGATAAATAATGcaactaatattaatattaaaaatggcACTGCAAACAGCACCAATAACATAACTAACTTAAATACTAACGCTAATAATGCGATAAACGAAAGCATAGTATCTAATAGTCAAGGAAATAATATAAGCTCCTTGCATCAAAATAATGCATCTGTTAATATGTTAAGCTCATCTCAGACATTCTCGTCTCAAAATACATTGAGTAACGCAATATCTGATATTTCGAACACTGTTTCTTCTAGTTTCAACGAAGTGCGTTCAAATATATCCTGGAATAATACAGTATCTGTTGATAATTCCGTTGGTGGAAATACGATTTTAGGACAAAATACAGTCTCCATTCATAATGCACCATTGCTGCATCCATCGCTACCGTCCATACCTCTTGGAATAAACAATATACCCATGAAAAAGTGTGAATATCTAAAGGCGTGTATGAGATTAAAGAAATCACTGGTTTTACCGGACGAATTCTTTTCCTTAGAAGATGTACTTTGTTATTGTAACAACTGTTATAAAATAGAAGGGGATAGTGCAATTTGCAAAAAGGGTGAACCACCGGCAGAGTTTGCTGTACCGATTGGATGGACTAGGTTTCCGTTGAAACAAAGTATTAACGCCAATCAAATTCCACAGAGTACAACCGATAAATGGCATGTTGCTTTCTATGGTATACGTCTGGATGCAATTAG ACTAATTCTCGACACAGGAGAACTTATGACAAAAGAGCAATTGGATATGAGTAATTTAACAATGAATATAAAGACCGAAGATCAAAACCCTCAGGTAGTCTTTTCTCCTAGTATAAAGTATGCAGCATCTGAGGAATTTACCAAGAGATATCC ATATATTGATACTCaatcaaataaaaagttaaatgCTTCAACGGCATTTCAACTACTAGTAAGGCCTGGTTcatatacaattaattctgGTGGTAAAGATAGCGATGACCCGCAGTTCGAATCTGTCAAATGGGCTACCAAAGAAGCTGGGGCTACGGTTATTATGGCTCTCTTAATTCACctcgatgaattttaa